TCTCGCTCGACTACATCAACATCATCGTCAACGGCGGCGAGATCACCTTCGGCGGCGAAACGCGCAACATCGAGGGTCTTGCCAACGGCGCCGATCTGATCAAGGACGTCCTGCCGTACGTGCCGCCGGAACAGCGCAAGGACCTCCAGGAGTTCGCCGCGCTGTCCGAGGGCGCAAAGCAGGGCGCGAACTTCGCCAAGTCGTTGCTGCGGCGCGTCGGGCAACCGATCAAGCTTCAGAACAAGCCCGTCGGCACCAACTCTTCTCTCTCTTCACTCGCGGTCGCGGTGGCCGTCGCGGTATCGGCGATGTTCGTCGCCCTGCTCCTCGGCGCGGGCATGCTCGCCTATGAACAGGAGGATCAGATGCTCACGCGTCTGCTCAGGGGCCTTGCCCCGCGAAGCACGATCGTGATTGAGAAGACACTGCTCGCCGGAATCTGCGCGATGATCGTCGGGACGGTGATGGTGCTCGCCTTCGGGGCCTTTGTCGACATCCGTTGGGAGCGTGTCTTCCTGTGGTGGCCGGCAATCGTCGTCGCTTCGATCTCCTTTGGCGCGGCAGGCGTGATGGTCGGTGCCGCAAGCGGCGATGTTCGCGCGGCCTCGCTCGCGTCGTTCATGATTGGCCTGCCGCTGACCGCGGCTGCGCTCGTTCCCAAGGGCGCAGTTTCCGACGCGCTCTACAGCGTGCTCCAGGTGATCAACTCGATCTTCCCGTTCAAGCCTTCGCTTGACTTCTTGCGTGCAGGGCTCTCTCCCGGCTTCGATGCTCTCTGGCCCGGAATCCATCTCGCAATACTGATCGTGGCCTATTGCCTGATTGCATCGTTTGCAATCAAGCGCCGCACATCCATCTAGTGATGGGTTTGTGCAAATCAGACTATTGGCCTCGATCGGGGCCACGGTGTAACTTGGAGC
This sequence is a window from Solirubrobacterales bacterium. Protein-coding genes within it:
- a CDS encoding ABC transporter permease, with product MKRLGYLLGKDLRLLKLTPTIVILLALYPALVAVLVGLAVGRPPTKPRVAIVNQVPETQRDIRIGGKKFDLDKLTSALYENVDGYNVKDPAAALEEVKSGDAVAAVIIPEDIVDQLESSSSQGTIEAIFDSTDPTRKAYVENTIKGLLVDTNNELTNRFTDVSLDYINIIVNGGEITFGGETRNIEGLANGADLIKDVLPYVPPEQRKDLQEFAALSEGAKQGANFAKSLLRRVGQPIKLQNKPVGTNSSLSSLAVAVAVAVSAMFVALLLGAGMLAYEQEDQMLTRLLRGLAPRSTIVIEKTLLAGICAMIVGTVMVLAFGAFVDIRWERVFLWWPAIVVASISFGAAGVMVGAASGDVRAASLASFMIGLPLTAAALVPKGAVSDALYSVLQVINSIFPFKPSLDFLRAGLSPGFDALWPGIHLAILIVAYCLIASFAIKRRTSI